One part of the Marinobacterium rhizophilum genome encodes these proteins:
- a CDS encoding quinoprotein relay system zinc metallohydrolase 1 yields MRTFLSLCLLALLFSSAPGHAAAPFDYRLEPRLIAPDTWLVEGRREAFSTANGGNIVNVAFIVTDAGVVLFDTGPSLRFGQQLRQAIAGVTDKPVVKVINSHAHPDHFLGNQAFADTPVSALAGTAEQIRANGDDFATNLYGLTGDWMRGTEVVVPGAIQPAGRLELGGHRLRFLAFEGHTGADLVMLDETTGVLFAGDLVFYQRALTTPQTPGLAHWRDELDTLAALDYRLLLPGHGPLDDRHQAIAQMQDYLAWLDATLGQAAQRGLTMTEVMALPIDGRFDGIRLTRYEFARTVAHLYPAYEEAAF; encoded by the coding sequence ATGCGCACGTTCCTCTCCCTGTGCCTGCTGGCGCTGCTGTTCAGTTCCGCGCCAGGCCATGCGGCCGCGCCTTTTGACTACCGGCTTGAGCCGCGCCTGATCGCCCCCGACACCTGGCTGGTGGAAGGGCGGCGAGAAGCCTTTTCAACGGCCAATGGCGGTAATATCGTCAATGTGGCCTTTATCGTGACCGATGCTGGCGTCGTGCTCTTTGATACCGGGCCTTCACTGCGTTTTGGTCAGCAGCTGCGCCAGGCCATTGCAGGCGTAACCGACAAGCCCGTGGTCAAGGTAATCAACAGCCATGCCCACCCGGACCATTTCCTGGGTAATCAGGCCTTTGCCGATACGCCCGTCAGCGCCCTGGCCGGTACCGCCGAGCAGATTCGGGCGAACGGCGACGATTTCGCCACCAACCTCTACGGCCTGACGGGCGACTGGATGCGCGGTACCGAAGTGGTGGTGCCCGGGGCTATCCAGCCGGCCGGGCGACTGGAGCTCGGTGGTCACCGTTTGCGGTTTCTGGCGTTCGAAGGGCACACGGGGGCGGACCTGGTGATGCTGGATGAAACCACCGGCGTGCTCTTTGCTGGTGACCTGGTGTTTTACCAGCGCGCCCTGACCACGCCCCAGACCCCGGGCCTGGCGCACTGGCGTGACGAACTCGATACGCTTGCCGCGCTGGATTATCGCCTGCTGCTGCCGGGACACGGCCCGCTCGACGACCGGCACCAGGCCATCGCACAGATGCAGGACTACCTTGCCTGGCTCGATGCGACCCTGGGCCAGGCGGCGCAGCGGGGCCTGACGATGACCGAGGTCATGGCACTGCCGATCGATGGGCGCTTCGATGGCATTCGCCTGACCCGCTACGAGTTCGCCCGCACGGTGGCCCACCTGTATCCGGCCTACGAAGAGGCTGCGTTCTGA